The Lacrimispora xylanolytica genome has a segment encoding these proteins:
- a CDS encoding CatA-like O-acetyltransferase: MENNKFTPLDLQSWSRGQMFYYFTQMTLTGFSLTATLDITIMKKALEERQFKFFPAFVWAVTTILNQHMEFKIAIKEEMLGYWDTLTPLYPTFHEDNKTISQIWTPYSNVFKDFYSGYLDNEKEYGNHRGVLAQPVSSLPANCYSVSCLPWIDFQHFSLHSYENKPYYFPTIEGGKFTANGDKVSMPISISVHHATTDGWHVKCFLEELQALMNEPLTWLD; the protein is encoded by the coding sequence ATGGAAAATAACAAATTTACCCCTTTGGATTTACAATCCTGGTCAAGAGGCCAGATGTTTTATTATTTTACCCAGATGACGCTTACCGGGTTTTCACTGACAGCTACTTTAGATATCACGATTATGAAAAAAGCATTGGAAGAGCGTCAGTTCAAATTCTTTCCTGCCTTTGTATGGGCAGTAACCACAATATTAAATCAGCACATGGAATTTAAGATTGCAATTAAAGAAGAGATGCTTGGCTACTGGGATACTCTTACCCCTCTGTATCCAACCTTTCATGAAGATAATAAAACCATTTCTCAGATATGGACACCTTATTCCAACGTATTTAAAGATTTTTATTCCGGATACCTGGACAATGAAAAAGAGTACGGCAATCATCGTGGAGTACTGGCTCAGCCGGTTTCATCTCTTCCAGCGAACTGCTATTCCGTGTCTTGTCTGCCATGGATCGATTTTCAACATTTTTCCCTCCACAGCTATGAAAACAAGCCATATTATTTCCCAACCATTGAAGGAGGTAAATTTACCGCCAATGGAGACAAAGTTTCTATGCCGATTTCCATATCGGTACATCATGCCACAACAGATGGCTGGCATGTAAAATGCTTTTTAGAGGAGCTGCAGGCTTTGATGAATGAGCCTCTAACATGGTTGGATTGA
- a CDS encoding N-acetylmuramidase domain-containing protein, giving the protein MADYDNSRYTYAQVLAGTGYYMKDDKLRYSAGVKTMQTKLNTAGYDSGTPDGKFGGGTDTAVKSFQRAKSLTVDGKAGKATLTELDKTASGGGNASAEAKNLKKKFGSIISSFASKNSIGEDVLGGFILTESSGSGFVDGALKIRFENHIFLKAVPSASTTFKVEDKVHYYKKNGKWYKTHTGKQTSEYEAFNLAKNISENYAYYSISMGLPQIMGFNHKVTGYDTPKAMFTGFSKSEDKQMEGFCTFIVNYSSGSLLKACQSRDFTKMGQIYNGDGSTYGPKLKANAADYAKA; this is encoded by the coding sequence ATGGCAGATTATGATAACTCAAGGTATACATATGCCCAGGTACTGGCAGGTACCGGCTATTACATGAAGGATGATAAGCTTCGATACAGCGCAGGTGTTAAGACCATGCAGACAAAATTAAATACTGCTGGTTACGATAGCGGTACTCCTGATGGAAAATTCGGTGGCGGTACCGATACAGCAGTAAAAAGCTTTCAACGAGCTAAAAGTTTAACCGTAGATGGAAAGGCAGGAAAGGCCACCCTAACCGAACTTGATAAGACAGCAAGCGGTGGAGGAAATGCAAGTGCAGAAGCAAAGAATTTAAAGAAAAAATTCGGATCTATCATTTCTTCTTTTGCCTCCAAAAATTCCATTGGCGAGGATGTATTGGGCGGTTTTATTCTTACGGAATCCTCAGGATCTGGTTTTGTAGATGGAGCACTGAAAATACGGTTTGAAAATCATATTTTCTTAAAAGCAGTTCCCAGTGCTTCCACTACCTTTAAGGTTGAGGATAAAGTTCATTACTATAAAAAGAATGGTAAGTGGTACAAGACACATACCGGTAAGCAGACCAGCGAGTATGAGGCATTTAACCTTGCTAAAAATATAAGTGAAAATTATGCATATTATTCCATCAGCATGGGACTTCCTCAGATTATGGGCTTCAATCATAAAGTTACAGGCTATGATACACCAAAGGCTATGTTTACTGGATTTAGCAAAAGTGAAGACAAACAGATGGAAGGCTTTTGCACCTTTATTGTAAATTACAGCAGTGGAAGTCTATTAAAAGCCTGCCAGTCACGTGATTTCACAAAAATGGGACAGATCTACAATGGGGATGGAAGCACTTACGGACCTAAGTTAAAGGCTAACGCAGCTGATTATGCAAAGGCATAA
- a CDS encoding EFR1 family ferrodoxin (N-terminal region resembles flavodoxins. C-terminal ferrodoxin region binds two 4Fe-4S clusters.), whose product MSKETGDSLVFMSKSRLKEDITYEIGEQESIGFVFPVYWYTLPTMVERFIKHLRLSGYRGQYVYAIASYGFSAGGIMDRLKNMLEEKQLKLDAAFGVKMVDNYVVGYDIVSREKQISLLKNAEAEIENVLSLIVKKEHIQKINKGSLAFVSPLTGYAYRRTDHTKKFFVTQSCNGCRQCERNCPCNTIKMVDGKPVWKEDCTFCLSCLHGCRQKAVQYGRFTEKRERYQYRQQA is encoded by the coding sequence GTGTCAAAAGAAACAGGGGACAGCCTGGTTTTCATGAGTAAATCCAGGTTAAAGGAGGACATAACCTATGAAATTGGGGAGCAGGAGTCCATTGGATTTGTATTTCCTGTTTATTGGTACACGCTTCCTACGATGGTGGAACGCTTTATAAAACACCTTCGTCTATCTGGTTATAGGGGTCAATATGTATATGCCATCGCTTCCTATGGTTTCTCCGCAGGAGGTATCATGGACCGGCTTAAAAATATGTTGGAAGAAAAACAGTTAAAGCTGGATGCAGCGTTTGGCGTCAAGATGGTAGATAATTACGTGGTTGGATATGACATCGTAAGCAGAGAAAAGCAAATTAGTCTTTTAAAGAATGCCGAAGCTGAGATTGAAAACGTCTTATCTTTGATTGTAAAGAAAGAACATATCCAGAAGATAAATAAAGGAAGTCTGGCGTTTGTATCTCCACTTACGGGATACGCTTATCGAAGGACTGATCACACGAAAAAATTCTTCGTGACTCAGTCATGCAACGGATGCAGACAATGCGAACGGAACTGCCCCTGCAATACCATTAAAATGGTAGATGGAAAGCCTGTATGGAAAGAAGACTGTACCTTTTGCCTAAGCTGCCTGCACGGATGCAGGCAGAAGGCTGTTCAGTACGGAAGATTTACAGAGAAAAGGGAGAGATATCAGTACAGACAGCAGGCTTAA
- a CDS encoding transporter suffix domain-containing protein, with protein MPFNLCLPCSPALKAAVTGTMMVVSEIFFWIGGLMIGREVALKIKKSFHIKSLITCIKGGRKEN; from the coding sequence ATGCCATTTAATCTTTGCCTTCCATGTTCGCCTGCATTAAAAGCAGCGGTCACTGGAACTATGATGGTGGTCAGCGAAATCTTTTTCTGGATAGGCGGCTTGATGATAGGCCGGGAGGTGGCTTTGAAAATAAAAAAATCTTTTCATATTAAGAGCCTAATCACATGCATAAAGGGTGGCAGGAAGGAAAATTAG
- a CDS encoding MarR family winged helix-turn-helix transcriptional regulator, whose amino-acid sequence MQEKLSALVNMLWQECIRNLNTVMKEDEINKFSNNDYYYLMVIHSLQMPNLTQIAEALSLTKPAVSVIIRKLLNLDLIKKMQSEEDKRVFYVELSKKGKSILQGDQAVYQWVSDTMEEIAEDEKELEVMDRMISKLVKKLEERAVGSKEIN is encoded by the coding sequence ATGCAAGAAAAGCTATCTGCTTTAGTAAATATGTTATGGCAGGAATGTATCCGGAATCTAAATACAGTAATGAAGGAAGATGAAATCAATAAGTTTTCCAATAACGACTATTATTATTTAATGGTGATTCATTCCCTTCAAATGCCCAACCTTACCCAGATTGCAGAAGCTTTGTCATTAACAAAGCCTGCAGTTTCTGTCATCATCAGAAAGCTTTTGAATCTGGATTTAATTAAGAAAATGCAGTCGGAAGAAGACAAGAGAGTCTTTTATGTTGAGCTTTCGAAAAAGGGAAAAAGCATTTTACAGGGAGATCAGGCTGTTTATCAATGGGTATCAGATACCATGGAAGAGATAGCAGAAGATGAAAAGGAACTGGAAGTTATGGACCGCATGATATCAAAGTTAGTGAAAAAGCTGGAGGAGAGAGCCGTTGGATCTAAGGAAATTAATTAA
- a CDS encoding GNAT family N-acetyltransferase, with product MGNPYEKFPHIVLDGVVLRKIEEPDLDGLFEIYNNENVFTYIPGDVKKNKATVLNMIGHFQRDFGKKKVIFLGICLREAPERIVGVAEMFDYDEKVNMITVGYRLNEAYWGKGIATQAVNAMADYLFHTIGINRIQAFVMPANEKSKRVLLKSQFRKEGVLRQAQYWKGIGVVDLEVYSRLSTD from the coding sequence ATGGGAAATCCTTATGAGAAGTTTCCCCATATCGTTTTAGATGGGGTGGTACTTCGTAAAATCGAAGAACCGGATTTAGATGGGTTGTTTGAAATCTATAACAATGAAAATGTATTTACTTATATTCCAGGAGATGTAAAAAAGAACAAAGCAACGGTTCTGAATATGATCGGCCATTTTCAACGGGATTTTGGGAAGAAAAAAGTGATATTTTTAGGAATCTGCCTTAGGGAAGCACCTGAAAGGATCGTTGGAGTGGCAGAAATGTTTGATTATGATGAGAAGGTCAATATGATTACCGTGGGGTATCGTTTAAATGAAGCTTACTGGGGGAAAGGCATTGCAACCCAGGCAGTAAATGCCATGGCGGACTATTTGTTCCACACCATAGGAATCAACCGGATTCAGGCCTTTGTAATGCCAGCCAATGAAAAATCAAAGAGGGTCTTGTTAAAAAGCCAATTCAGGAAAGAAGGAGTTTTAAGACAAGCGCAATACTGGAAGGGCATTGGCGTTGTTGATCTGGAAGTGTATTCCAGGCTGAGTACTGATTAA